From the Chitinophaga lutea genome, the window CATGTTCGTTTCCGATCAGCGTATGCCGCAGCTCGACGGCGTAGCCTTTCTTGAAAAGGCAATGCAGTTCTACCCGAACGCCAAACGCGTGCTGCTCACGGCCTATTCGGATACCGATGCCGCCATTAAAGCCATCAATAAAGTGCAGCTCGATTATTACCTCGTCAAACCCTGGGATCCGCCGGAAGAAAAACTCTACCCGGTGATCGACGAGCTGCTCGACGACTGGCATCACATCCACCGCCCCGCATTCAAAGGCATCAAACTTACCGGCTACCAGTATTCCCAGCAGTCGCACGCCATCAAAGACTTCCTCGCAGGCAATCTCATCCCCTACCAGTGGCTCGACATACAGACGTCCGACGAAGGGAAAAGCCTGCTGCAGCTCAACGATCTCAGCGTGAAAGACGCGCCGGTGGTGTTTTTTGAAGACGGCAGCTATCTCGTCAAACCGTCCATCTCCGACATCGCGCACAAAGCCGGGCTCACACCGCAGATCAAACACGACGTGTACGATGTGGTGATCATCGGCGCAGGACCGGCAGGTCTGGCCGCAGGTGTGTACGGCGCTTCAGAAGGGCTTAAAACATTGCTGATCGAAAGGCGCGCGCCCGGCGGACAGGCAGGCACCAGTTCCCGGATCGAGAACTACCTCGGCTTCCCCAGCGGCCTTAGCGGCGCGGAGCTCACCCGCCGCGCCATCACGCAGGCCACAAGGCTGGGCACGGAATTCATTTCCCCGCAGTCGGTAAAAGATATCCAGCAGAAAGGCGGGTACAATAAAATCATCCTCGACGACGATACCACCATCAATACGCGTTCGGTGATTATCACCACGGGCGTGGATTACAGAACGCTCGACAAAAAAGGGATCGCCGACTTCACGGGCGCGGGCATCTATTACGGCGCGGCCATGACGGAAGCAACCGCCTGCCGCGACAAGCAGGTGTTCGTAGTAGGAGGCGGCAACTCTGCGGGGCAGGCTGCCATGTACCTGTCGAAATTCGCGAAGAACGTGCATATTCTCATCCGGAAAGAAGACCTGACCAGCACTATGTCGGCCTACCTGATCGATCAGATCAAAAGCGCGTCCAACATTACGGTGCGGCCGTTTACGGAAGTGGAGGAAGCGCGCGGCTCGGAGCGGCTGGAACAACTGGTCATCCACAACATCAACACCGGCGAAAAAACGACGGAAGACGCGGACGCGCTTTATATCTTCATCGGCGCAAAGCCTTATACGGACTGGATCGCCCTGAACATCATCAAAGATGAAAAGGGGTTCATTGAGACCGGCGGCGAACTGAAGAATTACCCGGATTTCGGAAAGATCTGGAAACAGTCCCGCGACCCCTACCTGCTTGAAACCAGCTGCCCCGGCGTATTCGCGGCCGGCGACGTACGTGCGCACGCTATGAACCGCGTAGCCGCAGCGGTTGGCGAAGGATCCATGGCCATCAGCTTTGTACACAAATACCTCGCGGAGGTGAAATAGCGGGTTAGTCGTGCCCCTGCTGCTTTACCAGCTTGTTATATACGCCAAACAGCAGGAACGGGGCCGCCCACTGCCCGATGAACAGGCTGAGGTGTTTTTTGCCCACACACTGGAGGGCCAGAGCCACGCCCATAGCACCCACAGCTGCCCACAAATAGATATCCGACGGCAGTTTTGCCGTTTGTTCCTCGATGGCTTCCGCCACCTGCCCTTCCTGATGTGCAGGATTGTAATTTGCTGCCATAATAAACGGTTTATTTATTCATTGTCGCCGAGGCTGTAAGGATTGTTTTCTTCGTCCTCGGCGCCAATATCTTCCCCTTCATCGTCGAGTTCCGCGCCGGGCACATCCAGGTCGTCTGCTTCGTTCAGCAGTTCGCCGTCTTCGTCCCGGTTTTCCAGGCTGGAATTGCGCAGGTTCTGATCGTCGCGGTACGCGGGATCCGAATTCGC encodes:
- a CDS encoding FAD-dependent oxidoreductase, whose translation is MELPIIFCIDDDTQVLRAITRDLKNKYRSEYRILSTISVTEALDSLRELKNKGETIAMFVSDQRMPQLDGVAFLEKAMQFYPNAKRVLLTAYSDTDAAIKAINKVQLDYYLVKPWDPPEEKLYPVIDELLDDWHHIHRPAFKGIKLTGYQYSQQSHAIKDFLAGNLIPYQWLDIQTSDEGKSLLQLNDLSVKDAPVVFFEDGSYLVKPSISDIAHKAGLTPQIKHDVYDVVIIGAGPAGLAAGVYGASEGLKTLLIERRAPGGQAGTSSRIENYLGFPSGLSGAELTRRAITQATRLGTEFISPQSVKDIQQKGGYNKIILDDDTTINTRSVIITTGVDYRTLDKKGIADFTGAGIYYGAAMTEATACRDKQVFVVGGGNSAGQAAMYLSKFAKNVHILIRKEDLTSTMSAYLIDQIKSASNITVRPFTEVEEARGSERLEQLVIHNINTGEKTTEDADALYIFIGAKPYTDWIALNIIKDEKGFIETGGELKNYPDFGKIWKQSRDPYLLETSCPGVFAAGDVRAHAMNRVAAAVGEGSMAISFVHKYLAEVK